From the Streptomyces sp. Sge12 genome, the window CTCACGGTCGTCCCCGGGTTCTCGTACGGGACCTACCGGTTCGATGCCCTGGCAGCGGCTTCGCCGCCGGTGCACGAGAACCTGGAGGAGGCTGTGCTTCGGGTCAAGAGCATGCTGCGGCCGAAGGTCGTCACCCGGCAGCCGGTCCCGTACCCAACCGGTGCGAGAGGTCCACGAACACCCCGGAGACGCTCCGAATCCGTAGCGGTGTTCGCGGAACCTCTCTCCGAACCGGATGTTGTGCGAGGGGGGCGGGGAGCCGGATCTCAGTCGATCTGGAGTTCGCCCATCCGGCTCCAGCCGGTTGCGCCCTCGATGGTGGTGCTGACGATCTCGGGCGTACGGGTCACCAGCGGCCGCATCGTCTCCAGCGCGGCGGCGAAGTGCTCGGAGGTGACGTGTGCCTCGGCGGCGTCGTCCTGGAAGGCCTCGACCAGGACGTAGGTGTTCGGCTCCTCCAGGCTGCGCGACCACTCGAACCAGAGGTTCCCGGGCTCGGCACGGGTGGCGCGGGTGAACGGCGCGACCTTGTCGGGCCACGCGTCGACGTATTCGGGCTTGACGGGGAATTTCACCACAATGAAGATCACACGGGCATTCTATGCAGGTTGATGCGCGGGGCGGCGCGCCGCGGGGCACGGTCCGCCGGCCGACCCCCCTCCTATCCGCCGAGCAGTGGCAGGGCCGGGAACGTGTGGTCCTGCCAGATCAGGCGGGAGGCCTCCTCCGGGTAGGCGGCGACGGCCGGCCGGGTGTCGAAGAGCCGTACGAGCCGCTGCTCGTCGTCGTACGCGGGCCAGCCGGGGTCGCCGTGGGCGGCGAACGCCGTCCAGGCGGCCCGCATCCGTGCGGACAGCTCCTCCGCCTCCGGGAACGGGCTCTCGCCGATCAGTACGGCGGGCTGGCCGCGGTCCAGGTTGCCGAAGACCAGGGGCACGTCGAGGCCGTGGCAGGCGCCGAGGGCGCCGCCCATGCCCGGGGCGGACCAGGTCAGCTCGTAGACGTGGGCGCGGCCGCCGGCGGCGGTCTGCGCCAGGGCGAGGTGGAGGGACGGCATGCGGAACAGCCAGTCGGAGCCGACCAGCTCGTACAGTTCGTCCGGCCCGGCGCCGGGAAACGCACCGCGGTAGCGGCGGGCGGCGTCCCGGCCGGGGCCGAAG encodes:
- a CDS encoding putative quinol monooxygenase translates to MIFIVVKFPVKPEYVDAWPDKVAPFTRATRAEPGNLWFEWSRSLEEPNTYVLVEAFQDDAAEAHVTSEHFAAALETMRPLVTRTPEIVSTTIEGATGWSRMGELQID